From the genome of Vicinamibacterales bacterium:
AAGCGGCCCGATCGGGTGGCCGTCGATCGACGGGTGGACGCGATTGGTCAGACAGACCGCGTAGAGGGCGCGATCCGGGTCGATCCACAGCGACACGCCGGTGAAGCCGGTGTGTCCGATGGCGCGGGGCGACATGCGCGGACCGCACGATGAGGTCGGCAGCATCGTGTCCCATCCGAGCGCCCGCGAACTGCCCGGCACGGTTCCACGGCGCGCGAAGTACCCCATCGTGTCCGGCGTCGCCGCGCGCCACCCCGGGCTCGCGCCGCTCCAGAGCGCCAGCGCCCAGCGCGCGAAGGCGCCGACAGCTGACGCCGTGCCGAACAGGCCCGCGTGCCCGGCCGCACCCCCAAGCGCCGCCGCGTTCGCGTCGTGTACGTACCCGGCCAACACCCGGCCGCGCCAGGCGTCCACGCTGGTGGGCGCGACCCGTGCACGCCACGCGTCCCGGGCGCCGAACGCGAGGTCCACCGGTCCCAGGACCTCGGCGACGAAGGCCTCGAACTGCGCCGACAGCGATGCGCCGCCGGCGTCTTCGAGCAGCGCCCCGAGCAGGATGAATCCGAGATCGGTGTATTCGGAGCGGGTGCGGGGAGCGTAGGTCAGGGGCGTCGCCGCGATGCCGGCCAGCACGCCGCGCCGACCGGCGACCGCCTGATAGAACGGGCGATGGGCCGGAAAGCCGCCGGCGTGCTCCAGGAGATCGCGGATCGCGATCGCCGGGCCATCGCCGAAGCCCGTGAGCCGTGCCCGGAGCGGCGTGTCGAGCGGAAGGGCGCCGGCGCTCGCCGCATCCATCGCCAGCGTGGTCGTCGCGATCACCTTCGTCAACGACGCCAGGTCGTACACGGTGTCGCCCGTGACCGCCGGAGCATCGGCGGCGTACGTGTGGCGTCCCGCGGCGAGCCGCCACCAGGGACCGTCGAGACCTCCCGTCTCCACGACGGCCCCAGGCGTCACGCGCCGCCCAATGGCGTCAGCGATGAGCGTGGCGACCTCCGGCGGCGGCTGGCGGGTCATGCGCGCGCCGGCGCGAACCGCTGCAGCATCCACGCGGTCGCCACCGTGGTGACCGCGCCGATGAACACGTACCAGGTCCACGCCGTCGGCGTGAGCGCCCAGACCAGGGTCATGGCGACGAGGCCCACCACCATCCCGACGAAGGCGTCCCGCTCGCCGACCGAGGGCGCGCGCGTGGCGAGCAGGAAGGCGCCCAGGACCGAGCCCGACGCGAAGGAGAGGACCGCGAGTCCCGCGTCCAGGACCGACCGGTCCATGAACTGCGCGCCGAGCGCCACCGCCACCTGCACGACGCCCCAGCCCACGGTGATGCGCCGCGAGAGCGCGACGAGGCCCGCCTCGTCGAGGGCCAGCGTCCGCCGCGGGCGATAGAAGTCGTTGAGCGTCGTCGCGGCCATCGCGTTCAAGGACGGCGACAGCGCCGCCGCGACGATGGCGGCCACGATGAACCCGGCCATCCCGCTGGGCAGGTAATTGACCACGAAGTGGGGGAGCACCTGGTCCGTCCGTTCGAGGGCCGTCGTGAGCGGCACGTGCTGGTGGAACGTGTACAGCATCACGCCGATGAGCAGGAACACGATGAACTGGCCGAAGACGATGACGCCGCTCAGCACCAGCCCCGAGGCGGCCGCGCGAGCGCTGGTCGCGGCCAGCAGCCGTTGGACCAGGAACTGGTCGGTGCCGTGCGTCGCCAGCGTGAGGGCCACGCCGCCGAGCAGGCCCGTCCAGAGCGTGTAGACGGCCGTCGGGTCCGTCGAGAGATCCAGGACGGCGAATTTACCGGCGGCGGCGCCCGTGCGCACCACTTCGTCCCAGCCGCCCGGGATCCGGCCGAGCAGGGCGACGCCCACGGCCGCCGCGCCCGCGACGTACACGAACATCTGCACGACGTCCGTCCAGATGACGGCGGACGACCCGCCGCGCACGGTGTAGACGATCATGATCGTCCCGACGATGACGGTGGCCCACGCCGTCGGCACGCCCGTCACCACGCTGATGACGAGCGACGTGGCGAAGAGGCGGATGCCGTCGGCCAGGGACCGCGTGATCAGGAAGAGGCCCGCCGAGAGGGTCGTGACCCGCCGGCCGTAGCGGCGTTGCAGAAGCTCGTACGACGTGACCAGATCGCCGCGGAAGTAGGCCGGGATGAAGAGCGCGCTCACGAGCAGCCGGCCCAGGACGTAGCCGAGGGCGAGCTGCAGGAAGGTCATGTTGCCGGCGTAGGCCGTCGCCGGCACCCCGATGAAGGTGAGCGTGCTGGTCTCGGTGGCGACCACGGTGCAGCAGACGGCCCACCAGGGGACCGAGTGTCCGCTCAGGAAGTAGTCGCGCGTCGTCTTCTGGAACCGGCCGAACCAGGAGCCGAACGCCGTGATGGCCGCCAGGTACCCGGCGATGACGGCGTAGTCGAGAGGGGCGAGCACGGCGGTCAGTATAAGCTTCGATCGTGCACGTCCTGGGAATCGATGCCGGCGGCAGCAAGTCGGTGGCGTGGCTGGCCGACGCCGAGGGACGCGTGCTCGGCGAGGGCCGCGCGGGCGGCGCCAACCTGCACAGCGTCGGGGAACTGGCCACCGAGAAGGCCCTGTACTCCGTGATCGTCGAGGCCGTGGCCGACCGCGCGTGGCCCGACACGGTCTGCATCGGTATGGCGGGCCTCGACCGGCCGGACGACGAGACCATCACGACCGGCATCCTGCGGCGGCTCGGGTGCCGCGGCCGGATCGTGGCCGTCAACGACGCCCACATCGCGCTCGTCGCCGGCGCCGACGAGTCGCCGGGCGTCGTCGTGATTGCGGGCACCGGGTCGATCGCGTACGGGATCGGCCCGGCCGGCACGGCGGCGCGGGCCGGCGGATGGGGCGAGGTGTACGGCGACGAAGGCTCCGCGTTCTGGGTGGGCGCCCGGGCGCTCGCCGCCGTGGTGCGCGCGTCCGATCGGCGGGGGCCGTCGACGGCCCTCACGGCGCTCATCCTGCGGCACGCGGAGGTGGACCGCATCGACGGGCTCGTCCGTCAGGTCCATACGCGTCCCGATCGCCGGCCCGTGATCACGGCCATGGCCGGGCTCGTCGCCAAGGCGCACGCCGAGGGCGACGCAGTGGCCGGCGAGATCCTGCGGTCCGCGGCCGCCGAGCTGGCGCTGGCCGCGCGTTCGGTGGTCGAGCAGCTGGGGATGCGCGGCGACGCGGCCCGCGTGGTCCTGTCGGGCGGCCTCTTCAAGATGGCGCCGGTCGTGGCCGGGATGCTCGCCGGCCTGATGGCGGAGGTGGCCCCGAAGGCCGTCACCGCAGTGCTCACCGACGAGCCCGCGCTCGGCGCCGTCCGCGTCGCCCTGCGGGCCGCGCGCGGCCACCTGCGACTGCCCGTCTACGCCGGCGCGCCGGCGTCTCGATCGTGATCGTCGAGGTGCTGGAAGACGGCGCGGCCGCGGCGCGAGCCGCGGCGCTCATGGCCGAGCGCATCGCGGGCCTGCGGGCGCCGGTGCTCGGTCTGCCCACCGGGCGCACGATGGTCCCCGTCTACGACCGCCTGGTGCTCGCGCCCATTGCCTGGGAGCGTGTTCGGACCTTCAACGTGGACGAGTTCGCGGGAGCGGCGCTGACGGCTCCAGGCAGGTTCCGGGCGTTCATGGACGAGCACCTCTTCTCGCGCGTCCCGATCGCGCCGGCGGCGATCGGCTTTCCGCGCGGCGATGCCGCCGACCTGGACGCCGAATGCCGACGCTACGAGGCGGCCGTCACGGGCGCTGGCGGGCTGGATCTCCTCGTCCTCGGCATCGGCGCCAACGGGCACGTCGGCTTCAACGAGCCGGGCGAGACGCTTCTCGCGGCGACGCACCTGGCCACGCTGTCCGAGGCGACGAGAAGGGCGAACGCGGAGCTCTTCGGCGGTGACTGGGAGCGCGTGCCGTCCCAGGCGGTCACCCTCGGCATGGGCCAGCTCCTCAAGGCGCGGGAGGTCCTCGTCGTCGCGACGGGCGCGTCGAAGGCGGAGGCGGTCCGGGCCATGGTTCGGGGGCCGTTGACGACGTGGTGCCCGGCATCGTGGCTCCAGACGCACGGCCGCGCGACCGTCGTGCTCGACGCGGCAGCCGCCGGCTTGCTCTAGGCTCCGTTCCCGTCGCGGCGGACGCGAGGGCCCGGACCGAGCCCGTGAGCGCGGCCGTTCCTGATCGTCAGCGCCGTTCGCCGCTGTCGAGCAGCGCCCGCAGGCGCGGTTCGATGTCCTCGCCGATGGCGTCGCGCAACGATCCGTCGGCACGGCGCAGGCGGCTGAGGGCCTTGGCGTAGGGGAGGCCCGTCTTCTGCATCACGACGGCCGCTTTCACGTTCCAGTGCGCTCGCTTGAGCAGGGCGTCGGCGGCCTGCTGGTCGATGCCGGTGACGATGTTGACCATGCGCCGGGCGCGATCGCGCAGCTTCTCGGAGCCGGTCCGGACGTCCACCATCAGGTTGCCGTAGGTCTTGCCGACGAGGACCATGGCCGACGTGGTGAGCGTGTTCAGCACCAGCTTCGTCGCCGTGCCGGCCTTGAGCCGCGTCGACCCCGCGATCACCTCGGGGCCGACGGCCGGCGCGATCGTGAGATCGACGAAGCTTTGCAGTTCGGTCCGCGGGTCGCAGGTGACGAAGATGATCCGGGCTCCGACGCCGCGGGCGCACGTGAGGGCGCCGCGGACGAACGGCGTCATGCCGCTGGCGGACACGCCGACGAGGATGTCCTTCCGGGTCGGCGCGAGCCGCCGCGTCGCGCGGGCGCCCTCCTCGTAGTCGTCCTCGGCGCCTTCCTTCGCACGCAGGATCGCGGCCTTGCCGCCGGCCATGATGGCCTGCACCACCGAGGGGTCCGTGCCGAAGGTCGGCGGCATCTCCGCGGCCTCGACCACGCCCAGTCGCCCGCTGGTCCCGGCGCCGACGAAGATGACGCGCCCGCCCTTGCGCAGGGCCTTGGCGAGCATGTCGGCGCCGACGGCGATGCGGTCGCGCTCGCGCTGCACCGCGGCCAGGGCCTTCTTGTCCTCCGCCAGCATCAGGTCCACGACGCCTGCGGCGGGTTGCTTGTCGATGGCCAGCGTGGCGGGGTTGATGGCTTCGGTGGGGAGCGACTCCCACTTCGAGGAACGGGGCATGTGACGACCGGCGAGGCGAACGCCAGCCCCGCATGCTAGTCCCGTGTCACCGCGGTGTCAACGAACCGCGGAAGCGCCGCGTAGAATGGCCACGTGGCCTCGGCCGTCGACCGCTACCTCGCCCATCTCGAGCACGAGCGCCGGGTGTCGCCGCACACGCGGGACGCCTACGCGGGGGACCTGGCGAAGCTGGAGGCGTTCGCCGGCGGGGAAGGGCGTCGCTTGGAGGCCCTCACGCTGCCCGAGCTCGAGCGCTTCGTCCGGACGCTGATGGCCGACGGGCGCTCGCCGCGGTCCGTCGGGCGGGCCGTCGCCGCGGTGCGCGGCTTCTTCCGCTTCGTCACCGGCGGGGGCGAAGGCGACCCGGCCGCCGACCTCGCGCCGCCGCGGGCCTGGCGGGCGCTCCCGAAGTACCTGACCGTCGACGAGGTGGACGCGCTGCTCGGGGCGCCCGATCCGAGCGGGCCGATCGGCGTGCGCGACCGTGCCCTCATCGAGGTGCTGTACGCCACGGGCCTGCGCGTCACCGAGCTCCTGTCGCTCACCCTGCCGGACGTCGACCTCGATCGCGGCGTCCTGACGACCATGGGGAAGGGGCGCAAGGAGCGCATGGTCCCCGTGGGCGAGGCGGCCGTCGCCTGGGTGCGCCGCTATCTCGACGAGGGACGCCCACAGCTGCTGCGCGCACGCGCGAACCCACGGCTGTTCCTGAACGTGCGGGGCGGCGGCCTTTCGCGCATGGGTTTCTGGAAGATCCTCCGGGCGCACGGACGCACCGCCGGCATCCAGCGCGCGATCTCGCCTCACGTGCTCCGGCATTCGTTCGCGACGCACCTGCTCGAACGCGGCGCCGACCTTCGGGCGATCCAGGTGATGCTCGGGCACGCCGGCCTGTCCACGACCCAGATCTACACCCACGTTCTCGACGAGCGGCTGCGCGCGGTGTACGACCGGTTCCACCCGCGCGCGTGATGCGGAGCGTGCTGCGATTCGTCGCCGGCGCCGTGGCCGCCGTCGGCGTGCTGATGGCCTGGCGCGTGAGCCTCCTGCCGCGGCAGGGCGCCGCAGAAGCGGGCCTGCCCGCCACGGACGTCACCGTGGCCTATCACGTGCACTCGAACCGATCCGACGGCACGGGCACGCCGGATGAGATCGCGTCGGCCGCCGCGACGGCAGGCGTCAAGGTGGTGGTGCTCACGGATCATGGGGACGGCACGCGCGTCGTCGATCCGCCGCGCTACCTCCACGGGGTGCTCGTCGTCGACGCCGTCGAGATCAGCACCTGGGGCGGCCACTACGTCGCCCTCGGCGCCGCGCCGGCGCCCTATCCCCTCGGCGGCGAACCGTCGAGTGTCGTGGACGACGTCCGCTGGCTGGGCGGCCTGGGCATCGTCGCGCATCCGCGGTCGGCCAGGGAGGCCCTGCGGTGGCGGGACTGGGACGCGGCGTTCGACGGGCTCGAGTGGTTGAACGCCGACAGCGAGTGGCGCGATCGTCCGCGCGATCTGTGGGCGTCCCTCCTGACCTATCCGTGGAGACCGGTGGCCACGCTGACGGCCCTCCTCGACCGCCCCGAGGCAGAGCTGGCGGAATGGGATCGGCTGGCCGCGCGGCGCCCGGTCGTCGGGCTCGCCGCGCTCGACGCGCACGCCCGCGTGGGCCTGCGCGGAGTCGGGGAACCGTACGACGGCTGGGCGGCCGTGCGGCAGCCCTGGTATGCCGAGGCGTTCGCAGCCTTCACCAACGTGGTACGGCTCCCGGTCCCGTTCACGGGGGACGCGGCGCGCGACGCGGCGTCGCTCCTGCAGGCGGTGCGAGGGGGCCGGGCGTACGCCGTCGTCACCGGCCAGCGCGCGGCCGGCGCGGCGTCATTCACGGTCGAGGCGGACGGCACCGTCTGGACCCCCGGTGCCTGGGTGGCTCCGCCCGCGGGTGCCGCTCTCGTCTTTCGGGCCTCGACCGAGGCGCCGTCCACGGCCACGACCCGGATCGTGTGCGACGGGTCGGTGGTGGCCGAGGCGCCGGGGGGCCGAATGGTCTGGACCTCCGCGACGCCGCCTGGCGCCTGCCGCTGGGAGGTCGATCTCGGCGCGCCGTTTCGCACGCCGTGGATCGTCACCAATCCCGTCTACGCGCGTGGAGACCAGCGGCGGCCAACCGTCCTGGCACTTCCCACGGCGACGGTGCGAATGCCGATCGCGTCGGGGGACCCCGCCGCCTGGCAGGTCGAGCGCGCAGCGGGGACGACCGCGGAGGTCGGACCGGGTGCCAGCGGCGTCTCCTTCCGATGGCGGCTCGGCGAGGGCGACAGCCCGTACGCTGCGGCGCGCGTGGACCTGGCCTCCGGCGCCCTCGCCGGGTCGGACCGTATCGTGGTCGCTGCCGGCGCCGACCGCCCGACGCGCGCGTGGATCCAGCTTCGGACGCCGGACGCGGGCGGGCGCCGCTGGGGACAATCGATCCGCCTGACGCCCGACGAGAAGGGCCGGGAGTTCGAACTGCCGCTCGAACGCTTCCTGCCGCTGGACGGCCAGGCCGGCCCGGTGCCGCGCGAACAGGTCACGGCCCTGCTGGTCGTGGTGGACACGGTCCACGCCCGACCGGGGACCGGTGGCGTCCTGAGCTGGGGCGGCGTCTCGGCGGCGCGCTGACATCGCGGCGCGCCGTGGCGTCGTACACGCGTCGCGCGTCCGGTTCGAATCGGCGAGGAGGTTCGACAGCGCGCGGCGCGACGTGTGTCAGGTCCGAACCGTCAGGAGCAGGGACAGGGCGCAGGCGCCGAACAGGAGGTTCGGGGCCCATGCGGCCAGGATGGGCGGCAGGGCTCCGCCGGCGCCCAGGGCCGCGAAGACGCTGATCATGGTCCAGTAGGTGAGGGCCAGCACCACGCCGACGCCGATGCCGTACAACGCGCCGCGCCGGCCGATCGTGACCGCGAACGGCACGCCGATGAGGGTCATGACGACCGTGACCAGGGGGAAGGCGAACTTCCGGTGCAGGGCGACCTGGTGCTCGCGGACGTCGTGCCCGGCGGCACGCACCTCGTCGACATAGCGCTGGAGCTGGCGATAGGTCATCTGCTCAGGCGGCGGGATCTGCGTGACGAAGGTCTCGGGCGTGGCCAGCGCCAGTTCCCGCTCGTCGAAGGGCGAGTAGGACGCCACCTTGGCGTCGCTGTTGAAGGTGCGCGTCCACCCATTCCTCGCATCCCAGGTCCGGCCGTCACCGACGGCGGGCTCAGCCCTGGCGACCTTGGCGAACGACCGCTCGGTCACGATGCCGCCGGCCTGGCCGAACGTGAGCACCGTGAGGCCGTTCAACTCGTGCTCGCTCGGGCTGTAGAACTGGTAGTGGTAGACGCGGCCATCGGGTCCGGTGAGCCAGCGCCGGTTGAGCGCGTCGTAGCGGCGGGGCGTCTGGCCGCGAATGAGGTAGTCCAGCTCCTTGGCGCGGCGGTTGGCGGGTGCGAGCACCCACTCCTCGAGTCCGAAGAGCGCGCCCGAGGCGACGAGCGCCGAGGCCAGGAGCGGCACGGCCGTCCGGTACAGGCTGATGCCGCAGGCCCGCATCACGACCAGTTCACTGGACTTCGTGAGCGCGCCGATCGTGGCGACCGCCGCCAGCAGGACGGCGAGCGCGATGACGTAGTAGAGATACTGCGGAGTGGACCACCAGAAGTAGCGGAGCAGCAGCTCCGCCGTCGCGGTGCCCTTGATGAGCTTGTCGGACAGGTCGATGAAGGTCGCCAGATAGAAGAGGCCGGCCATGCTGACCACCGACAGCGCCAGCACCCGGAAATAGAGGGTGGCGACGTAGAGATCGAGCAGCGGCAGCCGGAGGCCGGCAATGCGCGGCACCCGCACCACGAGGGCTCCGCCCACGAGGTCCCCGATCGTCGCCAGCCGCGCCGACACGGCGGGCGGCACGAACGAGCCGGCACGCGAGGCCGGTTTCAGCCGGCGCCACAAGCCGACGAGGCCGGCGGCGCCGACGACGAGGTTGGGCAGCCAGGAGGCGAGCCCCGGCGACAGGTAGTGGCCCTTCGCGAACGACTGGCCGAGCCACATCACGGCGTAGTAGGCGAAGATGACGACGACGCCCAGCGCGAGGCCCGCGAACTTTCCATCGCGCCGATCAGTGGCGCCCAGCGCGATGCCGATCAGGGCGAACACGAAACACGCCGCCGGGATCGAGAACTTCTTGTGGATCTCGTACCACTCGTTGTGTGACGACTGGTCGAGGCCCTCGAGCCGGGCGGCCTGCTCGCGGAGCTCGACGATCGACATCTCGCGAATGCCCCGCGCCGGCCCCTGACGCGGGAAGACGCTTTCCGGGTCCAGCGGCACGACGGTCCGGTCGAACGTCACCACCTCGTAGCCGTCGGGGTCGTTCTCGGCCGTGCTGTGGCGGGTGCCGTCGGTGAGCACCATCTGGATGGTGCGGGCCTCGCGGTCCACGAGCATCCGGCCGTGCTCGGCGACGTACAGCACCGGATGGTCGGGCGACCGCGTGTCCGCGGCGACGACGCCGGACCAGCCGCCCTCGGCAGGCACGTCGCGCACGTAGACGACGAAGCCGGGGAAGTCCTCGAAGAACTCGCGCGGCTTCACCTCGCCCTCGGCCCGATCGGCCACGAGGCGCGTCGTGATCTCGCGGAACGTCTGGTTCGCGTCCGGGATGGCCCAGATGAGCACCCAGGACGTCGCCATCCAGGCTGCCACGCCGAGGATGGCCGCCGGGCGGAGCAGGCGGACCGGGCTCAGGCCGCAGGCCAGCATGGCCACGATTTCGCGGTCACCCGACAGCCGGCCCAGCGCCACGAGCAGGCCGACCAGCAGGGACATCGGGATCGTGAGCCCCAGCGCCTGGGGGATGAGGGTGACCATCACACGGGCCAGGGTGAGCCACGGCACCCCCTTGGCCACCATGGTCTCGGCCTGCTGGATGATGAAGGGGATAATGAGGATGAACGTGAGGACGAGCAGCGCCAGCGCGAACGGCACGGCCACTTCGCGAATCACGTACCGGTCAAGCGTGCGCATGCGTCGCTGACGGAATTGTACCAGGAGCCGCATGCCGCCCCCCGCCGTCCGCCTCGCGCTCCTGTGGCACATGCACCAGCCCTACTACCTGGATCCGCCGACGGGGGAGTCGGTGCTGCCGTGGGTGCGCCTGCACGCCATCAAGGACTACGGCGGGATGGTGGCGATGCTCGAGGCCTACCCGGGCGTCCGTGTCACGTTCAACCTCGTCCCGGCGCTGGTCGAGCAGGTGGAGGCCTACGCGGCGGAGCGGACCTGGGACCGGCAGCTCGTCCTCGGGCTCCGGCCGGCGACCGAGCTCGACCGCGCTGACACCGAGTGGTTCGTGCGGGAAGGCTTCCATGCCCATCCGCCAACCATGATCGAGCCGTATCCGCGGTACGCCGAGCTCTGGCGGCGGCAGGCGAGCGGCGTGCCGTTCGACGCGGCCGCCCTGACCGACCTCCAGGTCTGGCAGAAGCTCGCCTGGGTCGACCCGGACGTCGCCCGCGCGGACCCGCGCATCGTCGGATTGCGCGCGAAGGGCCGGGACTACGACGACGCCGACAAAGCCGCGCTCCGCGAGGTCGAGCTGGCGCTGCTGCGGCGGGTGGTGCCTCTCTATCGATCGGCCGCGGATCGCGGCCAGGTGGAGCTGAGCTGTTCGCCGTACTTCCACCCGATCCTGCCCCTCCTGTGCGACTCCGCCGCGCATCACGACGCGCACCCCGGAGCGCCGCTGCCGCATCCCGCGTTCCGCTGGCCGGAGGACGCCGACGATCAGCTGGTGCGGGCGGCCCAGGCGCACGCCGGCTGGTTCGGCCGGCCGCCGGCCGGGGTCTGGCCGTCCGAAGGAGGCGTGTCACCGGCGACGGCCGCCGCGGTTGCCCGCGCGGGCTTCCGCTGGATGGCGACCGACGAAGCCATCCTGCGGGCGTCGCGGGCGCTGGCCGGTCTCGAGACGCCCGCGGCGCTCTGCCATCGCACGCACGAGATCGCGACGCCGGACGGGCCCGTCCGCGTGGTGTTCCGCGACCACGGCCTGTCCGACGCCATCGGCTTCACCTACCAGGGCTGGGCCGCCGAGGGCGCCGTCGGCGACTTCGTCGAGCGGCTCCGTGCGGCTGGCCGGCAGGCGGCTCTCCCGGGATCGCCCCCGACCGTCGCAGTCATCCTCGACGGCGAGAACGCCTGGGAGCACTATGCCGACGGCGGCCGGCCGTTCCTGCGCGCCCTCTACGGAGCGCTCGAGGCGGCGGCGGACATCGAGCCGGTCACCATGTCGGAGGCGACCACGGGGGAGGCCGAGCCGCTCCCGCGGCTCTTCGCGGGTTCGTGGATCCATGCCGACTTCGGGATCTGGATCGGCCACGCCGACGACCGCCGTGCGTGGGCGCAACTGGCCCGCGCCCGCGCCGCCTTCGCCAAGGAGGCGAAGGGGCTCGATGCCGCGGCCGTCGAGGGCGCGCGGCAGGCCCTGCGCGCCGCGGAGGGCAGCGACTGGTTCTGGTGGTACGGCGACGATCACTCGTCGCTCCACGATCGGGACTTCGACGCGCTCTTCCGGCGGCACGTCCGGCGCGCCTGGCATCACCTGGGCCTCGAGGTGCCGGCGGACCTCTACGAGTCGAACATCACGACCGAGGTCGCCGGGGACGACGTCCTGCGGCCCGTTGCGGTGGCGGACGGCGACCGGACGGGCGGGTATTTCGGCCGGCTGGGCTGGGTCGGCCTGGAGCGGCCGGCCGGATCGATGAGCCGCGGGACGGAGCGTCGCGTTCGGGCGTGCGAGGTCGCCGCCACGGACGCCGCGCTCTGGGCCGAGGCGGCGTTCGACGGCGCCGCCCGCGTGAGCCTCGAGATGACGACGCTCGACGGCCGGGCCGCCGCCGTCGACGGCGCGCCAGGCCAGCCATTGGAACTCCGGTGGGACGCCGTCCAGGCCGTGGCCGGAGAGGTCGTCCGCGTCCGGGTCGTGGCCCGGGATTCGGTCGGTCGAATCCTCGAAACGGTTCCCGCGGACGGTATCGGGCGGCGCCTCGCCGTCCCGGACGCCGGCGGGGCCAGCGTCTGGACCGCCTGACGGGGCGTTAGCCCAAACACCATCAACATTTCATCAACAGGGGCTATTCACGCCGTATTCTATTAACGTCTGATAACACTTCTTATGTAAACTAAGTGGTCTGGAAAGGGCGTTGGAGAGCCGGTCTCGTCGTGAGGTTCGGCTTCGCGGCCTTCGGCGCACCCTCGGGCCGTCGCTGTCGCGTCCGCCTTGGCTCGGGGACTCGGACTCCGCCTCACGCGGAACGAATGCGTTGCGGATTGCAGGAGCCCCGCAGCCTGCGCCACCGGACTTCAGGACGTGCGCGGACGGGACGGCGCCTTCGAACCGGCGACGGCCGGCTAGGCCTGGGCCTTCAGCTCGGCGAGGATGGACTCGAGGGCGCCGATCACTTCGTCCTTCGACGCGCTCTTCTTGGTGAACGTCAGTCGCAGGTTGAACGCCTTGGTCTGGGGTCTGAAGCTGAAGACGAACGCCTTGGGTCGGCCGGGGCCCGGCTTCGGTTTCTCCTGGGCCTGGCGCAGTTGCTCCCGGGTCGCGCCGTGCGTGGCGATCTTCTCGACCAGCGCGAGCATCTTCGCCGGGTCTCCCTGGCGGGCCACCTGCAGGAGGATGGACTTGCTGCTGATGTCTGCCAGCCGGCAGACCTTGCGGACCTCTGGCGGGATGCCCGTGAGGGACAGCGACTCGGTGATCGCCGTGCGGGACTTGCCGAGGCGCTTGGCGAGGTCTTCGTGGGTATAGCCGCAGCGGGCGCCGAGGCTGTGCAGGGCTTCGGCTTCTTCGAACGCGGTGAGGTCCTTCCGCTGGATGTTCTCGACCAGGGCGAGCTCGAGCATCTCGGTGTCGTCCACGTCGCGGACGACGACGGGCAGTTCCAGGATGCCGGCGCGGATGGCCGCCTGGTAGCGGCGCTCGCCGGCCACGATCT
Proteins encoded in this window:
- a CDS encoding serine hydrolase domain-containing protein; its protein translation is MTRQPPPEVATLIADAIGRRVTPGAVVETGGLDGPWWRLAAGRHTYAADAPAVTGDTVYDLASLTKVIATTTLAMDAASAGALPLDTPLRARLTGFGDGPAIAIRDLLEHAGGFPAHRPFYQAVAGRRGVLAGIAATPLTYAPRTRSEYTDLGFILLGALLEDAGGASLSAQFEAFVAEVLGPVDLAFGARDAWRARVAPTSVDAWRGRVLAGYVHDANAAALGGAAGHAGLFGTASAVGAFARWALALWSGASPGWRAATPDTMGYFARRGTVPGSSRALGWDTMLPTSSCGPRMSPRAIGHTGFTGVSLWIDPDRALYAVCLTNRVHPSIDGHPIGPLRVAIHDAILTWADRGAR
- a CDS encoding sodium:solute symporter, whose protein sequence is MLAPLDYAVIAGYLAAITAFGSWFGRFQKTTRDYFLSGHSVPWWAVCCTVVATETSTLTFIGVPATAYAGNMTFLQLALGYVLGRLLVSALFIPAYFRGDLVTSYELLQRRYGRRVTTLSAGLFLITRSLADGIRLFATSLVISVVTGVPTAWATVIVGTIMIVYTVRGGSSAVIWTDVVQMFVYVAGAAAVGVALLGRIPGGWDEVVRTGAAAGKFAVLDLSTDPTAVYTLWTGLLGGVALTLATHGTDQFLVQRLLAATSARAAASGLVLSGVIVFGQFIVFLLIGVMLYTFHQHVPLTTALERTDQVLPHFVVNYLPSGMAGFIVAAIVAAALSPSLNAMAATTLNDFYRPRRTLALDEAGLVALSRRITVGWGVVQVAVALGAQFMDRSVLDAGLAVLSFASGSVLGAFLLATRAPSVGERDAFVGMVVGLVAMTLVWALTPTAWTWYVFIGAVTTVATAWMLQRFAPARA
- a CDS encoding BadF/BadG/BcrA/BcrD ATPase family protein, which codes for MHVLGIDAGGSKSVAWLADAEGRVLGEGRAGGANLHSVGELATEKALYSVIVEAVADRAWPDTVCIGMAGLDRPDDETITTGILRRLGCRGRIVAVNDAHIALVAGADESPGVVVIAGTGSIAYGIGPAGTAARAGGWGEVYGDEGSAFWVGARALAAVVRASDRRGPSTALTALILRHAEVDRIDGLVRQVHTRPDRRPVITAMAGLVAKAHAEGDAVAGEILRSAAAELALAARSVVEQLGMRGDAARVVLSGGLFKMAPVVAGMLAGLMAEVAPKAVTAVLTDEPALGAVRVALRAARGHLRLPVYAGAPASRS
- a CDS encoding glucosamine-6-phosphate deaminase, with the translated sequence MIVEVLEDGAAAARAAALMAERIAGLRAPVLGLPTGRTMVPVYDRLVLAPIAWERVRTFNVDEFAGAALTAPGRFRAFMDEHLFSRVPIAPAAIGFPRGDAADLDAECRRYEAAVTGAGGLDLLVLGIGANGHVGFNEPGETLLAATHLATLSEATRRANAELFGGDWERVPSQAVTLGMGQLLKAREVLVVATGASKAEAVRAMVRGPLTTWCPASWLQTHGRATVVLDAAAAGLL
- the murQ gene encoding N-acetylmuramic acid 6-phosphate etherase, translating into MPRSSKWESLPTEAINPATLAIDKQPAAGVVDLMLAEDKKALAAVQRERDRIAVGADMLAKALRKGGRVIFVGAGTSGRLGVVEAAEMPPTFGTDPSVVQAIMAGGKAAILRAKEGAEDDYEEGARATRRLAPTRKDILVGVSASGMTPFVRGALTCARGVGARIIFVTCDPRTELQSFVDLTIAPAVGPEVIAGSTRLKAGTATKLVLNTLTTSAMVLVGKTYGNLMVDVRTGSEKLRDRARRMVNIVTGIDQQAADALLKRAHWNVKAAVVMQKTGLPYAKALSRLRRADGSLRDAIGEDIEPRLRALLDSGERR
- the xerD gene encoding site-specific tyrosine recombinase XerD codes for the protein MASAVDRYLAHLEHERRVSPHTRDAYAGDLAKLEAFAGGEGRRLEALTLPELERFVRTLMADGRSPRSVGRAVAAVRGFFRFVTGGGEGDPAADLAPPRAWRALPKYLTVDEVDALLGAPDPSGPIGVRDRALIEVLYATGLRVTELLSLTLPDVDLDRGVLTTMGKGRKERMVPVGEAAVAWVRRYLDEGRPQLLRARANPRLFLNVRGGGLSRMGFWKILRAHGRTAGIQRAISPHVLRHSFATHLLERGADLRAIQVMLGHAGLSTTQIYTHVLDERLRAVYDRFHPRA